In Palaemon carinicauda isolate YSFRI2023 chromosome 38, ASM3689809v2, whole genome shotgun sequence, a single window of DNA contains:
- the LOC137630036 gene encoding vesicular glutamate transporter 1-like yields MLSGTELISRLLGHDIAHHPPVQEGEFLWDETIQGLILGSFYYGYAISQIIGGRLAELYGTKIIYGTGILSGGISALLSPMMARLHFGALIALRILQGILQGVTWPSMHACISRWIPPLERPRFIAIVYLANTLSSAMTMPLCGLIIANHGWEAQFYVMGSLSVLWSCIWFSFMYNSPEEHPR; encoded by the exons ATGTTGAGTGGTACAGAACTTATCTCACGATTGTTAGGTCATGACATAGCCCACCACCCACCAGTCCAG gaaggcGAATTCCTGTGGGACGAGACGATCCAAGGACTGATACTCGGTTCGTTCTATTACGGTTACGCCATTTCTCAG ATTATTGGCGGGCGTTTAGCAGAGCTGTATGGAACCAAGATAATCTACGGGACAGGTATCCTGTCTGGTGGAATTTCAGCGCTGCTCTCACCCATGATGGCCAGACTACACTTCGGTGCTTTGATTGCCTTACGTATATTACAAGGGATACTTCAG GGAGTGACATGGCCCTCTATGCATGCCTGCATCTCAAGGtggattcctcctttggagaggcccAGATTCATTGCCATTGTCTACCTTG CCAACACCCTGAGTTCAGCCATGACGATGCCTCTGTGCGGGCTGATCATAGCTAACCATGGATGGGAAGCTCAGTTCTACGTCATGGGATCTCTGTCTGTTCTCTGGTCCTGCATTTGGTTCTCCTTCATGTATAACTCGCCCGAAGAACATCCAAGGTAA